A region from the Rosa rugosa chromosome 6, drRosRugo1.1, whole genome shotgun sequence genome encodes:
- the LOC133715575 gene encoding protein PSK SIMULATOR 3: protein MALETLLLRVKTAISHSFDAVRHTSSTPHHNTAKPSRKSTNVGVLAFEIAGLMSKLLHLWQSLSDKNMIRLHNESINLEGVRKIVSNDDAFLLSLACSELVENLRFLAKSVARISHKCNDANLRSFDRLFNDFANSGRDPYNWVINSKDMESKNNKKLDRYVNLTAQLYREMDELSALESSLRKAFRSEEYDASLSKEQKVLDLQQKIVWQRQEIKYLKDRSLWNRSFETVTWILARSIFTILARTKLVFGIGQPSSLPRSLSASATVHPSDQGTACRFVSGPLVRGAKPLEDFDEESTIVKDDYSSGNGFFESNSKLLKPPPSTLGAAALALHYANLIIVMEKMIKFPQMVGVDARDDLYTMLPSSVRSALRARLRGVGFSASDPVLAGEWREALGRILGWLSPLAHNMIKWQSERSFEQQNMVPKTNVMLLQTLFFANKDKTEAAITELLVGLNYICRFEREMTAKALFECNNSINGLLNLQSSS from the coding sequence ATGGCACTCGAAACTCTGCTCCTCAGGGTTAAGACCGCCATCTCCCACAGCTTCGATGCAGTACGTCACACCTCCTCAACGCCGCACCACAACACCGCAAAGCCGTCACGTAAATCAACAAACGTCGGCGTTTTGGCATTCGAGATCGCCGGCCTTATGTCGAAGCTCCTCCATCTCTGGCAGTCGTTATCCGACAAGAACATGATCCGCCTCCACAACGAGTCCATAAATCTCGAAGGAGTCCGCAAAATCGTCTCAAACGACGACGCTTTCCTCCTCAGCCTCGCCTGCTCCGAGCTCGTCGAGAATCTTAGGTTTCTGGCCAAGTCCGTCGCCAGAATCAGCCACAAATGCAACGACGCCAATCTAAGAAGCTTTGACCGCTTGTTCAACGATTTCGCCAACTCGGGCCGGGACCCTTACAACTGGGTCATCAACTCGAAAGATATGGAATCAAAGAACAACAAGAAGCTTGACAGGTACGTCAACCTCACGGCGCAGCTGTACAGAGAAATGGACGAGCTCTCCGCACTGGAAAGTTCATTGAGGAAGGCCTTCAGAAGCGAAGAGTACGACGCGTCGCTGAGCAAAGAGCAAAAGGTGTTGGATCTGCAGCAGAAGATAGTGTGGCAGAGACAGGAGATAAAGTATCTGAAAGACAGGTCTCTCTGGAATCGAAGTTTCGAGACTGTGACTTGGATTCTGGCCAGGTCCATTTTCACTATTCTCGCAAGGACAAAGCTGGTGTTCGGCATAGGACAACCTTCTTCTTTGCCTCGCAGCCTCTCAGCTTCGGCCACTGTCCACCCTTCTGATCAAGGTACGGCGTGTCGTTTCGTTTCTGGCCCATTGGTACGGGGCGCAAAACCACtagaagattttgatgaagagaGTACTATTGTTAAAGATGATTATTCTTCGGGTAACGGATTCTTCGAGTCCAACTCGAAGTTACTAAAGCCGCCGCCCAGTACTCTAGGCGCAGCGGCTTTGGCGCTTCACTATGCTAATTTGATCATAGTCATGGAGAAGATGATCAAGTTTCCACAAATGGTTGGGGTTGATGCTAGGGATGATCTATATACAATGTTGCCGAGTAGTGTACGGTCGGCGTTACGAGCTCGGTTGAGAGGGGTGGGGTTCTCGGCGAGTGATCCGGTGCTTGCCGGAGAGTGGAGGGAGGCGTTGGGGAGGATCCTAGGGTGGTTGTCACCGCTGGCGCATAATATGATAAAGTGGCAAAGTGAGAGGAGCTTTGAGCAACAAAATATGGTGCCCAAAACAAATGTGATGCTTTTGCAGACTTTGTTTTTTGCAAACAAGGACAAGACGGAAGCTGCCATAACTGAGCTGCTAGTGGGATTGAACTATATTTGCAGGTTTGAGAGGGAGATGACCGCTAAGGCATTGTTTGAGTGCAACAATTCCATTAATGGGTTGCTTAATTTGCAGAGTTCTAGCTAG